The genomic segment gctTTTAATTGAGCTCGAGTTCGAATATATTTCTTTCGATCTAAATTccagttttaaatttttaagtatATTCAGCTCGATTGAGTTTGTTTAGACTACCGGCTGTGACCATTCTTTCCTTGGATGGGTCCTGACCCACTCGACACTCGTTGAACTCCAGCCCACAAAAAAATTTGTCCTGCCCGTAAAGTATATCGATGGGCTGTCGTGAACTGTTTGAGTGGAGTAATGTACAACATGCCGAACGCTCCCTTAGCCTCGTCTGTGAAGATGGCGGCCACGGCTAGTCTGATTCAAAAGATGGGGCAAGCAGTGAAGCAGGTGGCGGTAAACGGAGGCTCAGATTGGTGGTACACTCCTCACATGGCCGCTGCTTCTCGCGCCATTGCGAACGCTTACCACTTGTCGATCTAATACTTAAAGTTCGAGATTCCAGGGTAAATTTCTTAGGAACTGTAATTTATACGGAGTTGACACGCTATTCACGTGTTTGTTGAAATGTTCGTGTGTGCCAGAGTCCGCTGTTATTCTTCGAGGCATGAATTGATGGATTTTTACTGTTTGGTGAAGTGCCGGGATCCACTAAAAACAATTTTCTAAGCTTTAACCGGATTGTCCGGCCGGTCCCTTTTTTCGTATATTGGAGCTGAAAAGTACTTTTCTTTGAAATAGAATCTAAATTTCCTATTTGGGGATGACCTGATTTGTTTAGATAGAATCCTACCTAAGCATACATAATATAGCAGCTTATCTATTAAAGATTATATGTTCGTAGGAGAAACAAATTATGATGTGGAGTAGAGAAATAACTTGCCCGATATTTGCTTCATTTTTAGATTCCGTTGTCATCAGAATACGGGCAATTGAGGAAATTAACTCCGTCGTCGAGGCACCATACACGATCTCTTCCCATTATCTTCTCCTTCTCCTCCGCTGTGTTACTCGTCCAAATTTTCTATGAATAACTTGCAGGTTTCTTATGTTATTGTATTGGGCTGCATTGGCTAATTTTATCCTACTGGGATGGGCTAAATCTTTTGTACCAAATTTATTTTTGGTGCAAACACCCACCGAGCACTCACCATGTTTCAAGACACTTTCTTGATAACTACTTTGGGATGGCAAAAAGTTGCAACACCACTTTCTCTTACATTTCCAAACTTAACCGTTGTGATTAATTTTCACCCAGGACTTCATTGTCAACAACGTAAGACGGATCCTTTTTTAGGCCATTTAATCTTTTACGgggctggatgttagcactagtgaaAACGAAGCATTGTCACTTTGTGCATTCGGGTACAATGAGAAACATCAGATGAGTATTGGGATAGCTACAGACGACACATGGTACAATGAGAACTGCAGATTTCCTGTGTTTAAGGATAATGTCTCAAAGATATCTGAGATAAAATCTGATACAGTCAAAGATAGGGCaagaaaaatgaaactgattcagaagaaaatgaagattaTTTTATTGATGAAACCACAATAAGAATTTCAGAATATCAAAGAGACTACGTGGAAGATAGAATCTAATATGAtattgagatttcagaatggtttcattgagatgagtttctgattaaactttgttatacatttcttctgatatagcTAAGTTGAGTGCatatgatttcggggacgaatcagatcttagggggggagaaatgtaaggcccgagattttattttaGACCCTATTCCTAGTAAAGCTCAATCCATTTCCTTTTGATATACTAAATTACATATAGCTCCACTCAAATGTTTTGATTTGGTTTTAAAAGTTTATCACCCAGTCGACTGATCTGGATGACAGATTCCTTTCGATCCACACAGTTGAGGTAGATGATCACCAAAGCAACAATTGTAGGAGCAACCCTGTTCCCCTACTGCTTCGAAGGCGGCTTGAATGGTGCACCCTGGGATGGGGGAGTGTCCCGGGGTGCCAACAGGTCAGGTCTGGTTAATAATGAAGCTTTTAAAGGACCAACTTTAACCATAGCGACGTTGAAGCCAGATTTGCTGATTTCATATTTCGGTTGACATCCCTGACCCATATATAGCTTGACTGTTATCGAATAGCCATTATGTTCTAACATAAAGATGTAGAATATTTCATGTATACGATGTTTGTAGAATGAAGTGGTTACAGAGTACTTTCTATAATTTTAGCTTTTTATCACTAATATATTTCACGAAAGATGTTTGCCGATTGTACAAGAaaagataaacaaaaaaaatttaaaaatgaaacTATGTAAAATTGAAATAGAAATTTCGAATAAAATATCAAAACGTTGACTTGattttgataaataataattttatttttatttttttaagaaaaatttgtaTTACTTTGATAAATTCAAATAGGGGCACGTTAAAGAGAACAAAAAGAAATATTGGACTCGTTATCTTAAAACATACCAGAGCTTTTGCCACAAGGTGCgtgaaaaatatattaaaaggtCTTTGgtacattttaaaatattttgtccaaaaaaaaaaattagaggtTATATTAAACTCTTATAAAAAACCATTTATTAAAAAacttacaatttttttaataatctattagaataattatttaattatggcAATCTTTTGTTATTCTAAAATTTTGAAACCATCAAAATATAAAAACAAATACATGAATttactaaaatatattttatagtattttttattaaatgaaaatagagtatttttatgattttaaataaacttttttgatattttaaaaaattaaccgtgacatcaaaattaattatttaagtgGGCTTGAACTTAATGAGATAACGTAGAtaacatagatacatgaaaaatatttctGACCAGGGTAACAATGGCCATGGTTTAGTCGGTAGAAAAATCAAATATGAACACTGAGACAAATCAAACTGGACTTGAGTAAGAATTGTGTCAGCTCAGAATTTGTCAACAAGTTTGTTTTGATAAGTGGTAACGAGTGTCCATAGAAGTTTTGAATTTTAATTGCCACttgtaaatttaaaataattttaaaagaaGTTTATTCCACTATTTCTGACTAAACCAATTTTCTTTTGAAagggaaaacaataaaacataCACTAACATGCCAAATTGCAATCATTTTTTTGGTTTTTGATCCCCTATGGCATgcaattttagaattttaatgTTGTCTGTAcctttatttttgagatttagtTGTAACATAAATTTCATTCATGTATTATTTCAGCACTTTTAAATAGGCATAAAAACAAATTCAATTAGCCGATGTCTCGATGCAGATGTGACACTAAAATATCATGTTTAGAACGAGATTCAATGGTAACAAATTCATCATCTACTAAAAAAAGTCAATTACATTTATTAGTAAAACTAAAACCATAATAAGATATGCATCGTGCACAAAATTTGCAGTTGAAAAGACTCAAAATTGTATCAATAAAATATCCAAACTTCCACTTGTACAAAAATTTCTCATGGTTTCTGACTTTCTGTAGCGAAGCCAATATTTCAGTTCTCCGACAGTTccctaaatttatttattttttcttctgGAAAATGAACCGATACAGATTTTTTTTACCTAAGTTGACCAAACAACCCAATAATAAACATTCAATATGTGGAATTATTGGGTTTTAAAATAAGAAACTGGCCAACAACCAGATCACATTGCCTCAAGAAGTAAACTTTCTTTGGGTACACAAATTTATCAACAGTGAAAccagaaataaaaaatttcaaaatcaaatatattGTATACAGTACTGAAATTATTTTCTATAAAATTACCACTCTCAACAATTTTTTCTAACCTCTTCGCTTAATAGTTAATACCCATATGCAAGCAGACACACATACACATATAGATAGGTTACTTATTACCACTAGTTGTAATAAAAGAGTCTACTATAATAATGCTCAAGTTGCCAATTTAATGCTGGCAAGATTGGTATGACTTTTTCCATTTCTTGCATAGTGTACTTCACTAATTAAGTCAAAcaagattaaaatttgaattaaatacTGAGCAATTCTatcaaaatttattaattaaaaataaaattttagtcATTTAATTCAAATAAGATGAAACCAATTTTCCCCAACCATCGTTTAATTTTTATCTCCTAAAATATATCAAAAGAATTATTATTTTCCTATCTTACTCATGCTGAATTTATTTAATCGTAAAAAAACATTTGTTTATGATATGGAGAGACGGTACAAAAACGACTAAATAAATGTACATGGAGAGGATGTCTTGACGATGACTCGTGGAATCGTGGAAATGGTCAAACCTTTAAATTTAACAGTATTAAAACTGCGACCGGCTGGCTCCGCCGGCGTGTCCGGCGGCGGCGCATGCGCCCTCCATAGGAAGCTGACCATTATGCATATCATTGAAAGGTAAATTCAAGAAAGGAAGCCCAAGTGATGGATCATGAAACTGGTGGCCACCAACTACTCCACCGACATCCGACTGTCGAAGCCCCTCGTCCTCCTCCTCGTCCAGCGGCAGCCTTTCATACGCCACATTGGTAAACGAGGCTGCGATTATAATAACTGGGCCCGAGGCAATCAACGCACCGACAACATTCCCTCCCACCACTTGCCCTTGTCCACCGGCCAAGTATATGGTTAAACTGGTGGCTCCCGGAGGCGCGGGCGGTGGAAGGAACGAACCCGACAGCGACAATATCTCGAACCGGCCATTCAGCGTAACTACCGACCCCTCCGAAGTCGGCTGCCGCAAGCTCACGTTGATAACGGTTCCTGTACCGCTTAATACACAAATCCCCTTCCGCCTCTTCCTAGCGTAATCCGCCACCGCCGTAAACACGTCGGTACCGTTGCCCACCTCCAAGATATGTGACCTAAGCGTGTTCGCGCTTTCTCGTGTCACGATCACCGGAGGCTTAGGCTTGTTCTTGGAGCCCGGTGGACGGCCTCTCGGCCTCCGTGCCGCCGCATCTCCGGAACCCGGATAAGAGTTATCTATATTATCGCTGGAAAAGTAGTTGCGGTTGGGTTCATCGTCGGAATCCGTCTGCGGTTGGAGATGGAGCTGAGAAACAAAGTGAGAAGCTGAACTCAAGTCCAAACCAGCCATTTACACTTAAAAGGTCGAGCAGGAAACCACACAATGATTAAAGAAAAGTAAAATATATTCAAATAAAGTATGATAAATCGAGCAAAAAATAACACCACACAATGAACtatattatgatttttttaatgaCCAAATTCAGAATTTAAAGCACAAGAATTGGAAGCCAAGGagttaataaaaaataacagGAAACAAGTTGAGAGAAAGGAAAGGTTGAGGAAAGCGTTTGTAGAGAGAGGGGAGAGGGAACGAGACCATAATACGtccatttatattattttattttatttttttttgtatccTAACATGACTCTTAAATTTTCATTCAACGTGACATATTGTCATTATATAATTTAGCATAACTTCGACCTAATTTCAAATTGTTTCTGCTGATTCGATGTGTTTAGAATTAATTGTGAACATGCTTTGTATTCATCTCATGAAGGAGCAAATTAAAGTATTCACGATAATGATGCATATAAACATGATGTGCATGTGGTTCgactcgatttttttttttgaaatttaaacataaaatttatcTTCATATCTACCgttgtttttttaatttaattacttatataattaattacacGTTTATTATTAtgcaaaattaaaattatggCTTTAAAACAAACGATACACTATATAAATCTCAAGTtggttatttaaattaattaatgtcCTTATCCCATGGGAAACTAAATTGTAtagtagtgtgtgtgtgtgtgtatatatatatatatatattttaaagttttgccATAATACTCCTATACAGTGATAATGTTGTCCCATTCTTGGCCCGACGCCGTAGAAGATGGAGCCAAAGTGTAGATAAGAACCGAGCCCCATTTTGGCTGGAATAAGACTCCTAATTTGGCTCTATATGAGAAAATGCAAGACATTATCAAACCTCGagaaagaaaaaattaaaaggAAAACTGAATATATTCATTAGATAAATCGACAGAAGGCATCTCCATCAATCAGGATGGATACAAATAATCAACTCAACACAAAACTGAAGGGTGAGACAACGCAAAATGAGTTGGGAGTGTGTTACATTGTTTGCACTTCTACACATAAAATCAATATTCATAAATTTTGTTATCAGAAATCGAAACCCTTGATTGACTGAGATGCATTTGTTTTTTCTGATGTCGTAGCATGAGATAATAAGGGAGCGTGGGGAGGGGGCAGGCAGACGGCGGATGGGGTCTTCTTTGTCTCATTGGAGCATATTTTTATActtgtttaaaataaaattaacacACGCCTTTTTTATAATGTAGCACCTACCCATTGGTGGTAAATTCCTTTTTTTTCCCCCTGAGATACTCATTCTTTccgtattttttattttttttattaattgttGCGTtcttaaattataataaaacaaTACAATATTACATTATAATAATTTATTGAGAATActgtaaataaattattaattcagTTTAGGCCgtcattattttaattttgtaactttatttatttttatatatgtgGTGTTGATGTAGTGTAGATAATGTCAATGTGGCATTGACGTAAACAAAATCATATCACGTTCATTCggaaaattttctaaaattgtAAGAAAATggaaatatataaaatacaaattttaaatttgacaatataaatTATCAATATCGTAAATGTCGTGATTATTTGTGTATTTGCTCTGTTGTCAACTAAcagatataaatattaaaactgATTGAACGATgcaataaaaaatatcataaatcaaATTCGTACAATGTTGGCAAATATAAGCTCGTGAACTTCTATTATTTCCTACGCATAGTCGAGTGGTAAGAGTCGCATGTGAGGTGACATacgatttatatttatttattttgatacaCATAACACATACTATTTTTATTTCAGTATGCTTAACAACCCGTTACGCGTTCAAGGGTTGTAGAAGGGATGCATATTCTGTTACTTGTAGAAAATTCGTCGACGTGACGATGCTCGTATTAATAttgaaagacaaaaacttgtgtgagacggtctcacgggtcgtattcgtgagacggatctcttatttgggtcatccatgaaaaagtatgaGACTCACTTATATTGAAATGCTCACTTTTTATTTAagcaatatataaaaaaaacaagttATCGTTTTTCAATAGTACTTTTGCATTGATTTTTGTAGTAATTTTTCAtatattgataaatatataatttttaaactattattaaataaatagcaaaaacttatgtgaaacggtctcacgggtcgtatttgtgagacggatctcttatttgggtcacccatgaaaaagtattattttttatactaagactattactttttattgtgaatatgtgtagggttctgtgagacggtctcacataacaCTCATTCTAAATAAATTTGTTGGGAGATTTTGTAGAGGGTGCACAAAATTGGATGTTAGGAGTGATGTCGGCTGCATAATAGAAGTCAAAGAGAGGCGCCGTTGTTCGTGGAACCCGTCTCTTTCGCTGTAATTGGTCAGCGTGGAGAGGTCCCGCCTCATTACTCAATATCAAAATAATTATGgctaaatcataaataatatattaaaatgtaAAT from the Primulina eburnea isolate SZY01 chromosome 3, ASM2296580v1, whole genome shotgun sequence genome contains:
- the LOC140826688 gene encoding AT-hook motif nuclear-localized protein 21-like gives rise to the protein MAGLDLSSASHFVSQLHLQPQTDSDDEPNRNYFSSDNIDNSYPGSGDAAARRPRGRPPGSKNKPKPPVIVTRESANTLRSHILEVGNGTDVFTAVADYARKRRKGICVLSGTGTVINVSLRQPTSEGSVVTLNGRFEILSLSGSFLPPPAPPGATSLTIYLAGGQGQVVGGNVVGALIASGPVIIIAASFTNVAYERLPLDEEEDEGLRQSDVGGVVGGHQFHDPSLGLPFLNLPFNDMHNGQLPMEGACAAAGHAGGASRSQF